The proteins below are encoded in one region of Hordeum vulgare subsp. vulgare chromosome 3H, MorexV3_pseudomolecules_assembly, whole genome shotgun sequence:
- the LOC123442701 gene encoding uncharacterized protein LOC123442701 isoform X2: protein MGGEPLLTSLSMENSNSHPCTLLSMDPAGSHPASADSSGGGGGVNGVGASADRELFIIPRHESVRQGPPDINVPLSADPSPPPVLWSLDTFDIFDVGLGTHTHESEVALTLPKATGNGSAAVGVGARKCAKRGDSIWGAWFFFNHYFRPALVEKAKEKVTRDASGSISGFDKSDLRLDVFLVQHDMENLYMWVFKERPDNALGKMQLRSFMNGHSKHGEPSFPFSADKGFSRSHRMQRKHYRGLSNPQCLHGIEIVNSPNLTAVPEADMKRWAELTGRELNFSIPSEASDFESWRNLPSTDFELDRPQPAASKSVAHTSHNNNNHKKALNGSGLNLSTPPSSDDGMDLSPKCHKRRKDFFGHGVEEDCVMANNSCSDREQEVEVHTGEPSWMHDFTGVAKHASGPVTAAKTIYEDDEGYLIMVSMLLSDPHSVKVTWRNTLTHGVVKITCVSTARMPFVKRHDRTFKLTDPSPEHCPPGEFVREIPLATRIPENARIEAYYDETGTGLEIMVPKHRVGPEEHEVQVLHHYIGGDPLDYSFL from the exons ATGGGAGGAGAGCCCCTCCTCACCTCCCTCTCCATGGAGAACAGCAACAGCCATCCCTGCACCCTCCTCTCCATGGACCCCGCGGGGTCGCACCCGGCCTCGGCCGACTCCtccggcggcgggggcggcgtTAACGGGGTTGGCGCCAGTGCTGACAGGGAACTCTTCATCATTCCGCGGCACGAGTCTGTGCGTCAAGGCCCGCCGGACATTAACGTCCCGCTGTCAGCAGACCCCTCCCCGCCGCCTGTGTTGTGGAGCCTTGACACATTTGACATTTTCGATGTCGGCCTTGGCACGCACACTCATGAGTCTGAGGTTGCGCTGACACTTCCAAAGGCGACTGGCAACGGCAGTGCCGCGGTCGGCGTTGGCGCGAGGAAGTGCGCTAAGAGGGGTGACAGCATTTGGGGAGCTTGGTTCTTCTTCAATCACTACTTCAGGCCTGCACTTGTGGAGAAGGCAAAGGAGAAGGTGACGCGGGACGCATCTGGGAGCATCTCCGGCTTTGACAAGTCCGATCTCCGCCTTGATGTCTTCCTGGTGCAGCATGACATGGAGAACTTGTACATGTGGGTTTTTAAGGAACGGCCTGACAATGCCCTTGGGAAGATGCAGCTCCGGAGTTTCATGAATGGGCATTCCAAGCACGGGGAGCCATCTTTTCCCTTCAGTGCGGACAAGGGCTTTTCAAGGTCGCACCGCATGCAGCGAAAGCACTACCGTGGTCTGTCCAACCCACAGTGCCTTCATGGCATTGAGATTGTGAATTCACCAAACTTGACAGCAGTTCCTGAGGCTGACATGAAGAGGTGGGCTGAACTTACAGGAAGGGAGCTTAATTTCTCAATACCATCTGAAGCCAGTGACTTTGAGTCATGGAGGAATCTTCCAAGCACTGATTTTGAGCTTGATAGGCCACAGCCAGCAGCATCAAAGAGTGTCGCACATACCtctcataataataataatcacAAGAAGGCACTGAATGGTTCAGGTCTGAACCTATCTACACCGCCGTCATCAGATGATGGGATGGACCTTTCACCAAAGTGCCACAAACGTCGCAAGGACTTCTTTGGTCATGGCGTAGAAGAGGATTGTGTGATGGCCAATAATTCCTGTTCCGACAGAGAGCAAGAGGTAGAAGTACACACCGGTGAGCCGTCGTGGATGCACGACTTCACTGGCGTGGCAAAGCACGCAAGTGGGCCTGTTACTGCTGCCAAGACGATATACGAGGATGATGAAGGCTACCTGATCATGGTGAGCATGCTCTTATCCGATCCACACAGCGTGAAGGTCACCTGGAGGAACACATTGACGCACGGCGTCGTGAAGATAACATGTGTGAGCACCGCCCGCATGCCCTTCGTCAAGAGGCACGACAGGACCTTCAAGCTGACCGACCCTTCCCCTGAGCACTGCCCTCCCGGTGAGTTCGTGAGGGAAATACCTCTGGCCACAAGGATTCCAGAGAACGCAAGGATCGAGGCGTATTACGACGAGACCGGTACTGGGCTGGAGATCATGGTCCCGAAGCACCGTGTCGGGCCGGAGGAGCATGAAGTTCAG GTGTTACATCACTACATTGGTGGTGATCCCCTTGACTATTCCTTTCTGTGA
- the LOC123442701 gene encoding uncharacterized protein LOC123442701 isoform X1, whose protein sequence is MGGEPLLTSLSMENSNSHPCTLLSMDPAGSHPASADSSGGGGGVNGVGASADRELFIIPRHESVRQGPPDINVPLSADPSPPPVLWSLDTFDIFDVGLGTHTHESEVALTLPKATGNGSAAVGVGARKCAKRGDSIWGAWFFFNHYFRPALVEKAKEKVTRDASGSISGFDKSDLRLDVFLVQHDMENLYMWVFKERPDNALGKMQLRSFMNGHSKHGEPSFPFSADKGFSRSHRMQRKHYRGLSNPQCLHGIEIVNSPNLTAVPEADMKRWAELTGRELNFSIPSEASDFESWRNLPSTDFELDRPQPAASKSVAHTSHNNNNHKKALNGSGLNLSTPPSSDDGMDLSPKCHKRRKDFFGHGVEEDCVMANNSCSDREQEVEVHTGEPSWMHDFTGVAKHASGPVTAAKTIYEDDEGYLIMVSMLLSDPHSVKVTWRNTLTHGVVKITCVSTARMPFVKRHDRTFKLTDPSPEHCPPGEFVREIPLATRIPENARIEAYYDETGTGLEIMVPKHRVGPEEHEVQVCMRPPHLGDNDLILS, encoded by the coding sequence ATGGGAGGAGAGCCCCTCCTCACCTCCCTCTCCATGGAGAACAGCAACAGCCATCCCTGCACCCTCCTCTCCATGGACCCCGCGGGGTCGCACCCGGCCTCGGCCGACTCCtccggcggcgggggcggcgtTAACGGGGTTGGCGCCAGTGCTGACAGGGAACTCTTCATCATTCCGCGGCACGAGTCTGTGCGTCAAGGCCCGCCGGACATTAACGTCCCGCTGTCAGCAGACCCCTCCCCGCCGCCTGTGTTGTGGAGCCTTGACACATTTGACATTTTCGATGTCGGCCTTGGCACGCACACTCATGAGTCTGAGGTTGCGCTGACACTTCCAAAGGCGACTGGCAACGGCAGTGCCGCGGTCGGCGTTGGCGCGAGGAAGTGCGCTAAGAGGGGTGACAGCATTTGGGGAGCTTGGTTCTTCTTCAATCACTACTTCAGGCCTGCACTTGTGGAGAAGGCAAAGGAGAAGGTGACGCGGGACGCATCTGGGAGCATCTCCGGCTTTGACAAGTCCGATCTCCGCCTTGATGTCTTCCTGGTGCAGCATGACATGGAGAACTTGTACATGTGGGTTTTTAAGGAACGGCCTGACAATGCCCTTGGGAAGATGCAGCTCCGGAGTTTCATGAATGGGCATTCCAAGCACGGGGAGCCATCTTTTCCCTTCAGTGCGGACAAGGGCTTTTCAAGGTCGCACCGCATGCAGCGAAAGCACTACCGTGGTCTGTCCAACCCACAGTGCCTTCATGGCATTGAGATTGTGAATTCACCAAACTTGACAGCAGTTCCTGAGGCTGACATGAAGAGGTGGGCTGAACTTACAGGAAGGGAGCTTAATTTCTCAATACCATCTGAAGCCAGTGACTTTGAGTCATGGAGGAATCTTCCAAGCACTGATTTTGAGCTTGATAGGCCACAGCCAGCAGCATCAAAGAGTGTCGCACATACCtctcataataataataatcacAAGAAGGCACTGAATGGTTCAGGTCTGAACCTATCTACACCGCCGTCATCAGATGATGGGATGGACCTTTCACCAAAGTGCCACAAACGTCGCAAGGACTTCTTTGGTCATGGCGTAGAAGAGGATTGTGTGATGGCCAATAATTCCTGTTCCGACAGAGAGCAAGAGGTAGAAGTACACACCGGTGAGCCGTCGTGGATGCACGACTTCACTGGCGTGGCAAAGCACGCAAGTGGGCCTGTTACTGCTGCCAAGACGATATACGAGGATGATGAAGGCTACCTGATCATGGTGAGCATGCTCTTATCCGATCCACACAGCGTGAAGGTCACCTGGAGGAACACATTGACGCACGGCGTCGTGAAGATAACATGTGTGAGCACCGCCCGCATGCCCTTCGTCAAGAGGCACGACAGGACCTTCAAGCTGACCGACCCTTCCCCTGAGCACTGCCCTCCCGGTGAGTTCGTGAGGGAAATACCTCTGGCCACAAGGATTCCAGAGAACGCAAGGATCGAGGCGTATTACGACGAGACCGGTACTGGGCTGGAGATCATGGTCCCGAAGCACCGTGTCGGGCCGGAGGAGCATGAAGTTCAGGTTTGCATGAGGCCCCCGCATCTTGGCGACAATGATCTCATTTTATCATAA
- the LOC123442702 gene encoding inner membrane protein ALBINO3, chloroplastic: MAKALLSSSLLPSLPRAVAGAGAARLPPLPSLRRRAAGCRVRASLHGLDSVGGLHAALERAEAALYTLADAAVVAADSAAGAAGGGEDAGTAVQKSGGWFGFISDAMEVVLKILKDGLSAVHVPYAYGFAIILLTIVVKAATLPLTKQQVESTMAMQNLQPQLKAIQARYAGNQERIQLETARLYKQAGVNPLAGCLPTLATIPVWIGLYQALSNVANEGLLTEGFFWIPSLGGPTTIAARQSGAGISWLFPFVDGHPPIGWHDTICYLVLPVLLVASQFVSMEIMKPPQSTDPSQKNTQLILKFLPFMIGYFSLSVPSGLSIYWFTNNVLSTAQQIWLRKLGGAKPAVNEGASGIITAGRAKRSGSQSGQGGERFKQLKEEENRRKAVKALGAGDSNGSTTSEDEDSDDDTAEEGGPVEETFTTGNDKKLPTYSGKKGKRSKRKRIVQ, encoded by the exons ATGGCCAAGGCGCTGCTCTCCTCCTCGCTGCTCCCCTCGCTCCCGCGCGCCGTCGCGGGGGCCGGCGCCGCGAGGCTGCCGCCGCTCCCCTCGCTGCGCCGCCGCGCCGCGGGGTGCAGGGTCAGGGCGAGCCTCCACGGGCTCGACTCCGTGGGGGGCCTCCACGCGGCGCTCGAGCGCGCCGAGGCCGCGCTCTACACGCTCGCCGACGCCGCGGTCGTCGCGGCCGACTCGGCGGCCGGGGCGGCCGGGGGAGGGGAGGATGCGGGGACGGCCGTGCAGAAGAGCGGCGGCTGGTTCGGGTTCATCTCCGACGCCATGGAGGTCGTGCTCAAG ATTCTGAAGGATGGTCTCTCAGCAGTTCATGTGCCGTACGCATACGGGTTTGCCATCATTCTGCTCACCATCGTCGTGAAGGCTGCAACATTGCCGTTAACGAAGCAGCAG GTCGAATCAACCATGGCGATGCAGAATTTGCAGCCACAGCTCAAGGCAATTCAGGCGAGATACGCAGGCAATCAG GAAAGAATACAGCTTGAGACTGCTCGTTTGTACAAGCAAGCTGGAGTCAATCCTCTAGCAG GATGTTTGCCAACTTTGGCAACAATTCCAGTCTGGATTGGACTTTACCAAGCCCTTTCAAATGTAGCAAATGAG GGTTTGTTGACAGAAGGATTTTTCTGGATTCCATCTTTGGGAGGTCCTACAACAATTGCTGCTCGTCAAAGTGGTGCTGGCATTTCATGGCTCTTTCCTTTTGTG GATGGTCATCCGCCAATAGGCTGGCATGATACGATATGTTATCTTGTGTTGCCCGTGCTACTCGTTGCTTCTCAGTTTGTCTCCATGGAGATCATGAAGCCACCTCAG AGTACTGATCCATCGCAGAAGAATACACAGCTTATTTTGAAATTTCTTCCATTTATGATTGGTTACTTCTCTTTGTCAGTGCCATCAGGATTGTCCATTTATTG GTTTACAAACAATGTCCTCAGTACAGCCCAGCAGATATGGTTGCGGAAACTGGGAGGAGCAAAGCCTGCTGTGAATGAGGGAGCAAGTGGAATTATAACTGCAGGACGAGCAAAACGTTCAGGTTCTCAATCAGGCCAGGGTGGAGAAAG GTTTAAGCAGctaaaagaagaggagaacaggagaaaAGCTGTGAAAGCACTTGGTGCAGGAGATTCAAATGGTTCAACTACATCAGAGGATGAAGACTCGGACGATGATACTGCAGAGGAG GGAGGACCCGTAGAGGAAACATTCACTACCGGCAACGACAAGAAGCTCCCTACTTATTCTGGAAAGAAGGGCAAGAGGTCAAAGAGGAAGCGCATTGTGCAGTAA